In the Ciconia boyciana chromosome 25, ASM3463844v1, whole genome shotgun sequence genome, GCCCAGCACCTTGCCGGACATCCAGGTTACGGATGCGGAGGCCGTGCCAAATGCGGAGGCTCCCGGGAGCGGCGCAGGTGAGCCGGGCTCGGAGCCGGTTGGATTTGGCTGGGTGGTTGGGAGCAGCTGCCTTATGATTTGAGAAAATATAAGTTtgatttgagaaaaatataaaacaggctttttttctgtagaaatcgGTGTTTCCATCTTGCTCCGGGTTACTTAAAGCCAAATTTCCAAAGCGcctatatttaatttattgaatTGCAGCAAGAAAATCTTAGCCCCGATGGCCCGAAACCCTTCCTAAGGGCTTTTGCTCGGGCAAAGGGCCACGGTGGCACATGGTGACGAGGAGCTTGGACAGAAATAGGGGGATGGAGCAAAGAGCCTCGTGGGATCGTAGGGAAAAGGATGTCGGTGCTTCCCCTTCCCGGCGGCTCCGCTTTTAGGGAAGAAGAATAGGCGCCGTTGGGAAGTGCTGTTGCCACAGGGAAGTCAACATTTCTGCAacgttttttttcctctccctggtTTTTCCTCTGTAGAGAGGGGGAAGAGCTCATCCGCCCCAGCTCTTCGTTAACCCCTTGTTTTTAGCACGAGGCAGCGATGAACGGGACACAAACTGTCCCACCGGCAATTCCCACTGGAAAAACCTGctttatgcatttttctcattcaatCGGGGCATTTTGCAGATgttcctggctttttttttggggggggggttcaTGGAAATACACTGGAGGCAGAGAAGAACCAGCTAATCCTTTCGGCTTCGGGATGCTCATCCACTTTCCGGCTCAGGGAGGAGCTGAGCACTTGCAAAACTCATTGATACATGAAACCCTTTGCCCCGTCCTTGATCCTccagcttttcccctttctctttttcatctcCTCACGCAtgacactgtttttttttccccttaatgaAAGCTTGCCCAGGCGATAGCCGCAACGCATCGCACCATAGAAATAATCCAGCAGCTATTTCAGCCAGCCATATGATGTTAATCCTTTGCCAGCACATAAGAAAGAAgtcttttattatatttttctccaaaagccTGTAAAAATCAGTGCATAACGTGCGTGCACAGCTCCTCGTGAGTGCTTAGTCACCATGGCCCGTGGCGTGCATCTGGAGCAGCGCACACCAGAGATTTTTCTTGCTGCAGACATGCTTTGAATTAAAACATCCAAGCTCGAGCCCGAGAGGTTCATTAAAAATGGATGAAGAGCTAGTTTATAATAATCTGGACCCAGGCCAGTTTTCACACAGAGATCTGAAGCGCTGGCCTTGTTTGCCTGTTCTCattaaaggaaaggagaaaaaaaaaaaaaagttaaattatgaaaaagcGAGTAAAGATGCTCGAGTCCCCGGGAGAAGAGGCTTTATCCAGGTAGCAGCCTGGATTTATGCAGTTAATTCTGAATTAATAGCCTCCTTCAGGAGCTGGGAGAGAATAAACCAGTAGCTGCTGTGGTTTAAACTGGTGGGTTAAATCTGTCCTGGGGAGTTTGTAGGGCTGTATTTCTGGGATGGGGACTTTTACATCCATGGGGGGACTCGCAGGAGCTATTTTGCagcagggagatgctggggTAGGACCCCGGGGGGTTCTCGCTTGCCCCCGGTCCTCAGCCCCGTCCTTCCACTGGGTCTTTTCCAGCCGCCAAATCACAGCCAGAGGAGACGCCGCAGCTGATGCGGACACGGAGCGATGTGGGCGTACGGCGCCGGGGCAGCGCCCGCACCCCCAGCGAGCAGCGGCGCATCCGCCGTCACCGCTTCTCCATCAACGGGCACTTCTACAACCATAAGGTGAGCCCCGAACCTCGCCGACTCCCCAAAACCTCTCCCGGTGGGGCAATCCAGAGTGGGGTTTAAATGGACTTTACACCCCGTAGACGTCTGTGTTCACGCCGGCATACGGCTCCATCACCAACGTCCGGATAAACAGCACGATGACAACCCCACAGGTCCTCAAACTGCTGCTCAATAAATTCAAGGTACGTTAGATATCCCCCCGCTGCGCTCCTGGCTTGCTCTGCACGGGGAATTTATACCCCACGGATATAAAATGCAACGACGGAGTGAAacaatgggatttttttttaattgctgggAAAGTCTAGGGTAGAAACGCGGACCTTTAATAGTCATTTATGTCTCCATTCAGATTGAAAACTCGGCGGAGGAGTTTGCGCTGTACATCGTCCACACCAGCGGAGGTGagtctgcaaaaaaaccctccccgGCACAGCCGGCGGGTCGGCCGTGGCAAAGCCCCATTGTCTGCCGGGCCAAACACCGGTGATTTTGGCattgcagagaagcagaagctgcGAGCCAGCGACTACCCCCTGATTGCCCGCATCCTGCAGGGCCCCTGCGAGCAGGTCTCCAAGGTCTTCCTCATGGAGAAGGACCAGGTGGAAGAAGTCACCTACGACGTGAGTTTGCCGGCACAGGATGCTCGTCACTTTTGGATGGGCTCGGGatgcagctggggctggaaaACCGGAGGGATGTCTCCATGCTGGGGATGCAggaattgctttgctttgctcccACGTCTCCCCGTGAAAACTCCCCATCTTATGGGAAAAACCTTGTTCTGTGCTTAAAGAGCATCTTTAAACTGCAACCGAGAGCAAACCCCCCCTGGCCCTATTTTGCCATCCCAAATCTGATCGCAGAAGAGCGATTGCTGCACATCCTTTGGTgtaattgagatttttttccagccGGGGAAAGCGCTGCGGGTGGGAAAGGCTCGTTTATGCCATCTGccggctcctcctgccccggtGCGGCTCTGCTCTTAAATCAGAGGACAGATGAGGTGCTTTTGGGGTATATTTGGGCTTAAACAGCACTCAGTGACACACTGGGGATGTGCAGGGCTCTCCATATGAAGCAGCCAAGTCTTGCAGCCAGtgggtaaaataaaataaaccttaggtggattttttccccaataattAGCTAGCGCTTGTTTGCACAAGCTGATGTTCATGCCGTGCAGAGGAAACATGGCGTTTTTTAGGGTTCGTTGCAAAAATCGGAGAGGTCCTTGATTTCCTGCAAGGTCACCTTCAGCCTCACGGGGTCGGTGCATCATCCTCTTCATCGCCCGGCTTGGCATTTCTCTCCCACCCAGGTTGCTCAGTACATCAAATTCGAGATGCCCGTCCTCAGGAGCTTCATccagaagctggaggaagaggaggatcgCGAAGTGAAGAAGCTAATGCGCAAGTACGCCGGGCTCGGTGGCATTGAGGGGAGGTGCTGAGAGTTAAGGACATTGTCAGGGGTTGTTTTGGTGCAGAAAATTCCTTTGCACACCCTTGCATCCCTAAGGCATGCATGAGCCACTGAGTTTTGCATTATTCCAGGGTTTTCTTGGCAATTTGGGTTAAAAGCCCAACTTGATGCTGCAAAAATCCTCTTTTCCTTGTCCTTCGCCTCTGCAGATATTCCATCCTCCGGCTGATGATCGAGCAAAGGCTGGAGGAGATTTCCGAAGGTCCGACGGCGATGTGAAAAGCTTCGCTGGCACCCTGGCTCCGGGTTGCATCGCACGAAGAGCCGTTTGCCCGCAGGATGTACTGTACCGATCCCAAACCCCCGTCGTTCCCGGAGCGCTCCCGGTGTCCACCCGGATCGCTCCGGCTCTGAGCCAACCCATCCTCCCGCGCCTTCATCTGCGCAGCATCCTCGGGGGGTTCCGCCTCTgcaaatgggtttttttccagcaaggCTCTGGCCGGCGGCAGCTTCGGCCAAAAACCTCAAATCCCTGGAAAtaacgggaaaaaaaaaaaaaagaggaaatccGTGAGCAGGGTGAAGCCACGGAGGACAGGGCCGAGCGAGGGCTGCAAGTGTTCGACAGCAAGAATTTGGGCTCGGTTTGAAGACGTTCACTGCAGCGGTGCCCGCACATGGCTCCCGGCAGAGGATCCACTGCTCGGTGGCAAGAGAGCACaaataattcctcttttttcctaaaaaaaaaaaaaaaagcacacttcTATTGCAATAATTTGCAGGTGACGGGAAGCTTTTGTAAATCGATAAGGGTCGGCTGAGAATTGGGGGGTTTTTAACACTTTTGCTGCCAAAAGCAAACCTGGGGACTGACGGTTGGATTTATAGCGAAAGAGTAAATCACTTTTTTCTGGCGCGTTCCCTTAACCTGCATCTGGTCGCATaactccctccttcccctgttTCTAATTTGCACTAATTttagggatttaaaaaaaaaaaaacaaaacaaaccacgATGTCAAACCTCTCTGGTAGCCGCCGCGTGCCAAATAGCCCTCCCAGGACTAGTTTATGGCACTGAGCATCTCGCAAGGGATGCTGTACGGAAAGCGGGGGGacggcaggaggagggagaggcagaaataaagagGGGTTTATTTTGCAAATCGGGTTTGCAGCGGTGCCGGCACATCGTCCCAGTGAAACCAGGACCAGGACTGGCTCCGTTATCACCGTCACACCTGGAAAAACCTCTTTCCTCCCGGGCTAAACCAGCAATATCGATTGTATACCTCGATGTGAACTAAAACTCTGACTTTCTCCCTCCCTTGAGTTTTTGCAATGTacctttgtaattttttaaaatgttgatggTACCTTTTCCACCTTTAACATGTCTTAGGGCAAGTATTGTACAgtgagaaaagctttttatgtatttgaaggATGACTGTGGCATTGCTTCGTTgattaacaagaaaacaaaatatgtagCAACTTAATACAGAATGAAAACCCCCAAGTTAGAGCCTGGTTTGTTCACAATAAAGCACTTTGCTGATAGAAACGCTGCTGAAATGTGCTCCGCGTGGGCTGGGAGCGATGAGGCAGAAGAGCAAAACCTGCCTGAATCCTGGCAGAGAAGTTTCCCAAGGAGAAatgctcctgccctgcagttTTGGGGACTCGCAACAAAATCGCCGGAGGATTTTGGGGGCTGTTGAGGGTTTATTCAGCCCTTAGAGACTATTTATCCCCATGCGATGTGGTCAGCGGGCTCCGTCCTCTGGATATTTCCCTTCCAGAAGGTAAAACTCACCTCTAGAAGAAAACCTCTGCATTGCTTAGCCTTGTTTTAAACACACTGAGTTTTTAAACCTGATCTATTCcgtttttttcctcctcctcgaGGCTGAGCTCTCTGCATCCCCAAGGTTATCCCCAGCCACGCTTTGCTTTCTCCCCGTAGCCGCCGGCCCCGCGTCATCCAGCCCATTGAAGCCCATTTATCCCTCCCCGCGCAGGAGGGGGATACAAGTGACGTCGGCTCCGCTTATTGAAGCTTTATCCGCCGGGAAAAGTCCAACGTGAGTTGAGCCCGGCGGGCGCAGACGGGAAGAACCATCGCCGGTGCGGCCCCGGGTGCACGGGTAAGGGCAGCATCCTTGGCACGGAGTTGAgggataaaaagagaaagaattggGTAGAGAGCAAGGTGAAAAGTGTTGGGTTTTGGCACGCACCTGAGCTGGAGGttgggatggggagagcagcCCGGGGAGGCACTGCACCCTGCCCGCCCGCTTCCGCACCGGGTTTTTCCCTGGGTTGTGATCCATAAGCTTGGATGCTGCAGGGGAaataaagaggggaaaaaataggaaggaaaaaaaccccatgtctTAACTTTTACGGGGTTTGCCGCTCGGGTTTGCGGCTTTTCCAGCCATGGCGATGCAGCTGCAAACAGCTGGAAGGGGGACGTGCGCTTCTCCGggctttcattaaaataaacccCATTAGTTGGAGGAGCAGGGTAGCGAAACAaggcaaattaaattaatcaagccctatttttttttttgtgaagcacTGGGTTTCAAAGCGGGGGGGGTCAGGCCTGGCACCTTCTAGCGAGGGCCACGGGAGGGAAACGCTGACACAGGGATGCTGCGGCTGGGGCGGCCGGCCAGGGGggctctgctttttcaaaaggcttttgtCAACACGGCTCCTGCTATTTTTGGGATGATTTTGGGGCCTCGATGGCTCAGCAGCTTCGGTACAATGAGCCTGTTTGCTCAGCCATCGGCCGGAGGGGTTGCAgggtgggggacggggggaaAATTGCATCGTGATGCTCCGGTACTTTGCAGCGGGGTGGAAAAATGAAGGCGCAACT is a window encoding:
- the RASSF2 gene encoding ras association domain-containing protein 2; translated protein: MDYGGCEYLVPCGKDKYISKNELLLHLKTYNIYYEGQNLQLRHREEEGELIVEGLLNISWGLRRPIRLQMQDDNQRIRPPPSSSSWHSGCNLGAHGSVLKPSTLPDIQVTDAEAVPNAEAPGSGAAAKSQPEETPQLMRTRSDVGVRRRGSARTPSEQRRIRRHRFSINGHFYNHKTSVFTPAYGSITNVRINSTMTTPQVLKLLLNKFKIENSAEEFALYIVHTSGEKQKLRASDYPLIARILQGPCEQVSKVFLMEKDQVEEVTYDVAQYIKFEMPVLRSFIQKLEEEEDREVKKLMRKYSILRLMIEQRLEEISEGPTAM